The Nerophis ophidion isolate RoL-2023_Sa linkage group LG07, RoL_Noph_v1.0, whole genome shotgun sequence genome contains a region encoding:
- the LOC133556839 gene encoding potassium voltage-gated channel subfamily V member 2-like translates to MGSTSKVVQFLNRRQSLFPNYKVTDPDVKRRSSEIAYPSAECCVRTWNSMQELSKDIYDIYAEYEDEDDDAQPGSSKQISPSKTNYMININVGGKPYQIAYKMAARYPKTRIGRLATYADHNMKLDLCDDYTVTGNEFFFDRDPDTFHSIFNFYRTGVLWIKDELCPRNFLEEINYWGVRIKNTHRCCRISFEERQDELNEQLKIQRELEAEVEIEENGELFQDMFMGQKRRAIWNLMEKPFSSVKAKLMAVASSLFVLISLVAMTLNTVEEMQYRTPMGQLSGKTYWEYVESMCIAFFTMEYLLRLMSTPDLQSFSRSVLNTVDLIAILPQYLQAVLEFFDNEDNYMKHEADMQAVGQVGKLGQVLRIMRLMRIFRILKLARHSTGLRAFGFTLRQCYQQVGCLFLFIAMGIFSFSAMVYTVEHDMPQTNFTSIPHAWWWASVSISTVGYGDVYPETILGRLFAFICIAFGIILNGLPISILFNKFSDYYSKLKSNQYTASLKKRGRVRFTKRTSQKLNHCFGDGH, encoded by the exons ATGGGGAGCACCAGCAAGGTAGTCCAGTTTCTCAACAGGAGACAGAGTCTCTTCCCCAACTACAAAGTCACAGATCCCGATGTCAAACGAAGGTCTTCCGAGATCGCCTACCCGTCAGCGGAGTGCTGCGTGCGGACATGGAACTCCATGCAAGAACTGAGTAAAGACATCTACGACATCTACGCCGAGTATGAAGACGAAGACGACGATGCCCAGCCCGGCTCCTCCAAGCAGATATCCCCATCTAAAACAAACTATATGATCAACATCAACGTAGGCGGGAAGCCTTACCAGATAGCCTACAAGATGGCAGCCAGGTACCCTAAGACCAGAATAGGACGGCTGGCCACCTACGCCGACCACAACATGAAGCTGGACCTGTGTGACGACTACACCGTCACGGGCAATGAGTTCTTCTTCGACAGAGACCCCGACACCTTTCACAGCATCTTCAATTTTTACCGGACCGGCGTGCTGTGGATCAAGGACGAGCTGTGCCCCCGCAACTTCCTGGAAGAGATCAACTACTGGGGGGTGAGGATCAAGAACACCCACCGCTGCTGCCGCATCTCCTTCGAGGAGAGGCAGGACGAGCTGAACGAGCAACTGAAGATCCAGCGGGAGCTGGAGGCTGAGGTGGAGATCGAGGAGAACGGAGAGCTCTTCCAAGACATGTTCATGGGCCAGAAGAGACGAGCTATCTGGAACTTGATGGAGAAGCCATTTTCCTCAGTCAAGGCCAAGCTGATGGCGGTGGCCTCCAGTCTCTTTGTCCTGATCTCACTAGTGGCCATGACACTGAACACAGTGGAGGAGATGCAGTACAGGACTCCCATGGGGCAGCTAAGTGGAAAGACCTACTGGGAGTACGTGGAGTCCATGTGCATCGCCTTCTTCACCATGGAGTACCTGCTACGTCTCATGTCCACCCCGGACCTCCAATCCTTCAGCAGGAGTGTGCTGAACACCGTAGACCTGATCGCCATCCTGCCTCAGTACTTGCAGGCCGTCCTGGAGTTCTTTGACAACGAGGACAACTACATGAAGCACGAAGCCGACATGCAGGCGGTCGGGCAGGTGGGGAAACTGGGTCAAGTCCTGCGGATCATGAGACTGATGCGGATCTTTCGCATCTTGAAGCTGGCGCGACACTCCACGGGCCTGCGGGCGTTCGGCTTCACGCTGCGCCAGTGCTACCAGCAAGTGGGCTGCCTGTTCCTCTTCATCGCCATGGGGATCTTCAGCTTCTCTGCCATGGTTTATACCGTAGAGCATGACATGCCTCAAACCAACTTCACCAGCATTCCTCACGCATGGTGGTGGGCGTCT GTCAGCATCTCCACGGTGGGCTACGGCGACGTCTACCCAGAGACCATCTTGGGGCGCCTCTTTGCCTTCATTTGCATCGCTTTCGGAATCATCCTCAACGGTCTGCCCATATCCATCCTCTTCAACAAGTTCTCCGACTACTACTCCAAACTCAAGTCCAATCAGTACACAGCCTCCCTGAAGAAGAGAGGGAGAGTGAGGTTCACCAAGAGAACTTCCCAGAAGCTGAACCACTGCTTTGGTGATGGCCACTGA